A single Candidatus Zymogenus saltonus DNA region contains:
- a CDS encoding acyl-CoA dehydrogenase family protein has product MYFNEEHEMLRKTVRDFVNKEINPNIDEWEETTAPLHDIFKKMGKLGLLGIRYNQKYGGQELDYWYETVMLEELGHIKGMGVGMAIAVQTNMATPAISEFGSEYLKETYLKPAVMGDMVAAIAVTEPGAGSDVAGLRTSAKKDGDSYIINGSKTFITNGVKADYLTLLARTSEDPGYHSFSLFVVPTDLPGFVVSKKLDKVGMRSSDTAELFFDDVKVPVKNLIGEEGEGFIYQMKQFQHERFAVFPLVYVALKDMVDMTVEYIQQRVVFGKPLSKKQVLRHHIADWLTEIECLKQLSYHIVRMKMEGIDVTKEVSMGKLFAGRITRTIPDGCVQMFGGMGFMNETPISRYWRDSRLTSIGGGADEVMSDVIARLAGL; this is encoded by the coding sequence ATCTATTTCAACGAGGAGCACGAGATGCTCCGCAAGACTGTAAGGGATTTTGTAAACAAGGAGATAAATCCGAATATAGATGAGTGGGAGGAGACCACGGCCCCCCTTCACGATATATTCAAGAAGATGGGGAAGCTGGGACTTCTGGGCATACGCTACAACCAGAAGTACGGCGGGCAGGAACTCGACTACTGGTACGAGACGGTCATGCTCGAGGAGCTGGGGCACATCAAGGGGATGGGCGTCGGGATGGCGATCGCCGTTCAGACAAATATGGCGACCCCCGCCATCAGCGAGTTCGGAAGCGAGTACCTGAAGGAGACCTACCTTAAGCCCGCCGTAATGGGGGATATGGTGGCGGCCATAGCGGTGACCGAGCCGGGGGCCGGGTCGGACGTGGCGGGACTCAGGACCTCCGCAAAGAAGGACGGCGACTCCTATATCATCAATGGATCGAAGACCTTTATCACAAACGGTGTCAAGGCGGACTACTTGACTCTCCTGGCGCGGACCAGCGAAGATCCGGGCTACCATTCCTTCAGCCTCTTCGTTGTTCCCACGGACCTTCCCGGGTTCGTGGTTAGCAAGAAGCTGGATAAGGTGGGGATGAGGTCCAGCGACACCGCCGAGCTCTTCTTCGACGATGTTAAGGTCCCCGTAAAAAATCTCATAGGCGAAGAGGGGGAGGGCTTCATATACCAGATGAAACAGTTCCAGCACGAGCGCTTTGCCGTTTTCCCCTTGGTCTACGTCGCCCTCAAGGATATGGTAGACATGACGGTGGAGTACATCCAGCAGAGAGTCGTCTTCGGGAAGCCCCTCTCAAAGAAGCAGGTCTTGAGACACCACATCGCCGACTGGCTTACTGAAATAGAGTGCTTGAAGCAGCTTAGCTACCACATCGTCAGGATGAAGATGGAGGGTATCGACGTCACGAAGGAGGTCTCCATGGGCAAGCTCTTCGCCGGCCGTATAACGAGGACCATCCCCGACGGGTGCGTCCAGATGTTCGGCGGCATGGGCTTTATGAACGAGACGCCGATCTCCAGATACTGGCGGGACAGCCGCTTGACTTCGATCGGCGGCGGCGCGGATGAGGTGATGAGCGACGTGATCGCAAGGCTGGCGGGGCTTTAA
- a CDS encoding CoA-binding protein encodes MTALSAGVGGKSLNGLMDAIFNPKSVAVVGVPEGPKMGRLFLMGLVASGYKGKIYPVNPRADEIDGIKVIKRTREIPGPIDLAIVLVPKKHLPGIIDELGEVGTTAAVIFTAGLAELGEEGASEQRLLVERAGKAGIRLIGPNCQGVYSPKAGMSFFPGMPTTPGDVSFVAGSGSLASMTVWRAASRHLYFSKVISFGNACDLTPSDFASYFAGDDETKVIISYIEGIPEGRRFFETLKGVTPKKPVVVWKAGLTDLGAKAALSHTGALSGNSELWEAALRQLGAVTAQGMDEIVDAMMALKFIPYPLGKRVAILSGPGGLAVSAADIVAREGLALAALTEETKRKIAKVIPGEGTSVKNPVDVGLGASGISEQYTLPARYLLEDPNVDSVVIIGGTFYKEMNEVYRRELISAKNDTKKALIAVTLEEFTKNVGDDRMEAEFIEGGVPTFPSPERALSALKKVYDYGEFLRAVGDSGE; translated from the coding sequence ATGACCGCTCTCTCTGCCGGTGTCGGAGGCAAAAGCCTGAATGGGCTTATGGACGCGATATTCAATCCGAAGAGCGTTGCGGTGGTTGGGGTGCCGGAGGGGCCGAAGATGGGGAGGCTCTTTCTGATGGGGCTGGTCGCTTCAGGATACAAGGGAAAGATATATCCCGTAAACCCGAGGGCGGACGAGATAGACGGGATAAAGGTGATCAAGCGGACGCGGGAGATCCCCGGACCGATCGATCTGGCAATCGTCCTCGTTCCTAAGAAGCACCTCCCCGGCATCATCGATGAGCTGGGGGAGGTGGGGACCACAGCCGCCGTCATCTTCACGGCCGGCCTCGCCGAGCTGGGGGAGGAGGGCGCCTCAGAGCAGAGGCTACTGGTGGAGAGGGCGGGGAAGGCGGGGATAAGGCTCATCGGCCCCAACTGCCAGGGGGTCTACTCGCCGAAGGCGGGGATGTCCTTTTTCCCGGGGATGCCGACGACGCCGGGGGACGTATCGTTTGTGGCGGGGTCAGGGTCGCTCGCCTCGATGACCGTCTGGCGGGCGGCAAGCCGCCACCTCTACTTCAGCAAGGTGATAAGCTTCGGGAACGCCTGCGACCTGACGCCCTCCGATTTTGCCTCATATTTCGCCGGGGACGACGAGACGAAGGTGATCATCTCCTACATCGAGGGGATCCCGGAGGGGAGGCGGTTTTTCGAAACCCTGAAGGGTGTCACGCCCAAAAAGCCGGTCGTGGTCTGGAAGGCGGGGCTTACCGATCTGGGCGCAAAGGCGGCCCTCTCCCACACCGGGGCGCTCTCCGGCAATTCCGAGCTGTGGGAGGCCGCGCTGAGACAGCTGGGAGCCGTGACCGCCCAGGGGATGGACGAGATCGTCGACGCGATGATGGCGCTCAAGTTTATTCCCTATCCCCTGGGGAAGAGGGTCGCGATCCTATCGGGGCCGGGGGGGCTTGCGGTTTCCGCCGCCGATATTGTTGCCAGGGAGGGGCTCGCTCTTGCCGCCCTCACCGAAGAGACGAAGCGGAAGATAGCGAAGGTCATTCCTGGAGAGGGGACGAGCGTGAAAAACCCGGTCGATGTGGGGTTGGGGGCCTCGGGAATCTCGGAGCAGTACACCCTCCCTGCGAGGTATCTCCTTGAGGACCCGAACGTGGACTCGGTGGTTATCATCGGGGGAACGTTCTACAAGGAGATGAACGAGGTGTACAGGAGGGAGCTTATCTCTGCCAAGAACGACACGAAGAAGGCGCTTATCGCCGTGACCCTCGAGGAGTTTACGAAGAACGTGGGTGACGACAGGATGGAGGCGGAGTTCATCGAGGGTGGGGTGCCGACGTTTCCCTCGCCGGAGCGGGCGCTCTCTGCGTTGAAGAAGGTCTACGACTACGGGGAGTTCTTGAGGGCGGTGGGGGATTCGGGAGAGTAA
- a CDS encoding phosphodiester glycosidase family protein, whose protein sequence is MEIKYYLRYNDNMMNLKSKNLLLITLLISLTLLLPRCAHVPLYDITSSVDLKSGDRLFITRLKHGTYRAKIVTAEEIVGEKFARTREILKATKADICLNGSFFELDGSPSGLLITNREEKNPFVPGVGDGVLFTDKDGELHLVSIEDFLKYENDDFVDAVQLNLLSVDDNLLYRWWRWYAKEVPRNLIGINEREVVDVIFKNTNLVLGDEYMRHVHKCRVVGALDGGGSASAVDRLGRGSSDDESYERREARVPIFILIYLK, encoded by the coding sequence GTGGAAATTAAATACTACCTTCGCTATAATGATAACATGATGAACTTAAAATCAAAAAACCTACTTTTAATCACTCTCCTAATCTCCCTGACGCTCCTCCTGCCCCGATGCGCCCACGTCCCCCTGTACGACATCACGTCCTCCGTAGACCTCAAGAGCGGCGACCGCCTCTTCATCACGAGACTGAAGCACGGAACCTACAGGGCGAAGATAGTGACGGCCGAAGAGATCGTAGGGGAGAAGTTCGCCCGGACAAGGGAGATCCTCAAGGCCACAAAGGCCGACATCTGCCTCAACGGGAGCTTCTTCGAGCTGGACGGCTCCCCCAGCGGCCTCTTGATAACAAACCGCGAGGAGAAAAACCCCTTCGTCCCCGGGGTGGGGGACGGCGTCCTCTTCACAGACAAAGACGGGGAGCTTCACCTTGTGTCCATAGAGGACTTTCTGAAATACGAAAACGACGACTTCGTGGACGCCGTTCAGCTAAACCTGCTGAGCGTAGACGACAACCTCCTCTACCGGTGGTGGCGGTGGTACGCCAAGGAGGTCCCCAGAAACCTCATCGGGATAAACGAGCGGGAGGTCGTTGACGTGATCTTCAAAAACACCAACCTGGTTTTGGGCGACGAATACATGAGGCACGTTCATAAATGCCGCGTCGTGGGGGCGCTGGACGGCGGCGGGAGCGCGTCCGCCGTCGACAGGCTCGGCAGGGGCAGCAGCGACGACGAAAGCTACGAGCGGCGCGAGGCCCGCGTCCCCATATTCATATTGATATACCTGAAGTGA
- a CDS encoding prepilin-type N-terminal cleavage/methylation domain-containing protein has protein sequence MKVFTKKILGDKKGFTLIELMIMVMILTILTSFAIPIFFKYRSQSMQTEATILLASIWTNEVTYFGEKSEFSMENSVLSFDPITDPKFYHNWYINVWDDGLHFIATCSTNLDNDIFLDSWRVTDTDKAPFNFYDDISDMSH, from the coding sequence ATGAAAGTTTTTACAAAAAAAATCTTAGGGGATAAAAAAGGTTTTACCCTGATCGAGCTGATGATCATGGTAATGATCTTGACCATCCTTACATCGTTTGCAATACCGATTTTCTTCAAATACAGATCGCAATCTATGCAAACCGAAGCAACCATTCTTCTGGCCAGTATTTGGACCAATGAAGTCACTTATTTCGGCGAAAAGAGCGAATTCTCCATGGAAAACTCCGTACTCAGCTTCGATCCGATCACAGATCCGAAATTCTACCATAACTGGTACATAAATGTCTGGGATGATGGTTTGCATTTTATCGCCACGTGCTCCACTAACCTCGATAACGACATCTTTCTCGATTCGTGGAGGGTAACGGACACCGATAAAGCCCCGTTTAACTTCTATGACGATATTTCCGATATGTCTCACTAA
- a CDS encoding DUF192 domain-containing protein, translated as MKNSKTVSVIAVMLLAVSLYMILPPTAKGEGTALVKVKGIPLTVEIADKPAERSLGLMYRKNLPENKGMLFIYKRPATMNFWMKNTYVPLSIAYIDTNGYIIAIFKMEPLNEKKIYSSPAPAIWALEVNQGWFEKNGVRVGDRVKLYK; from the coding sequence ATGAAAAACAGCAAAACTGTTTCCGTCATCGCTGTAATGCTTCTTGCCGTCTCTCTCTACATGATACTCCCACCGACGGCCAAGGGGGAAGGGACGGCCCTTGTCAAGGTCAAGGGAATCCCCCTCACGGTGGAGATAGCGGATAAACCGGCCGAGCGCTCCCTTGGCCTCATGTACCGCAAAAACCTCCCGGAAAACAAGGGGATGCTCTTCATATACAAGAGGCCCGCAACGATGAACTTCTGGATGAAGAACACCTACGTCCCCCTCTCCATCGCCTATATCGACACTAACGGATACATCATCGCGATATTCAAGATGGAGCCTCTGAACGAAAAAAAGATCTACTCGTCGCCCGCCCCCGCAATATGGGCGCTTGAGGTCAACCAGGGGTGGTTCGAGAAAAACGGCGTAAGGGTAGGGGACAGGGTGAAGCTATACAAGTAG
- a CDS encoding gluconate 2-dehydrogenase subunit 3 family protein: MNDYDIWRFGIKRRTFIKSMLVLTGAAATVSTSGCADYPEAEGDFAFLDDKTHAVIKSFSERIIPKGGAFPEGAEDIEVTDFFDKLVGAQPPEIQKNMRSGIMLLEHAPIFLMFKFKRFTQLTDDEKDQYLKKWEGSGVALFRGVFKGFKNICTLGFFSNEKVWKYIGYDGPPI; the protein is encoded by the coding sequence ATGAACGATTACGATATTTGGAGGTTTGGGATAAAGAGAAGGACGTTCATCAAATCGATGCTCGTCCTGACTGGGGCCGCGGCGACTGTGTCTACATCCGGCTGCGCCGACTATCCGGAAGCTGAAGGGGACTTCGCCTTTCTCGACGACAAGACCCATGCTGTGATTAAATCTTTCTCCGAGAGGATAATTCCAAAGGGAGGCGCCTTTCCGGAAGGGGCCGAGGACATAGAGGTAACCGACTTCTTCGACAAACTCGTCGGGGCGCAGCCGCCGGAGATCCAGAAAAACATGAGGAGCGGGATAATGCTGTTGGAACACGCCCCGATCTTCCTCATGTTCAAGTTCAAGCGCTTCACCCAGCTGACCGACGACGAAAAAGATCAATATCTGAAGAAGTGGGAGGGGAGCGGGGTGGCACTCTTCAGGGGTGTGTTCAAGGGATTCAAAAATATCTGCACCCTCGGCTTCTTCTCAAATGAAAAAGTCTGGAAATATATCGGCTACGACGGCCCGCCAATTTGA
- a CDS encoding enoyl-CoA hydratase/isomerase family protein, which translates to MSNDSILIEREGFVATVILNRPERKNSLNPEMLLLIAEHLGELSKDDEVRTVVFRGAGEGSFSSGYDIAEIPTGLSEEQKKELAKRSPLEIGLDAVENFRYPTIAMIDGYAFGAGCELAVTCDIRIASVGSRMGIPPSRLGLVYHPRGIQRFINVVGLANAKELFFTGRFYEVERALEMGMVSYLVKREELGAFTYEMAREIASNAPLALKGHKHIFNRLLSHQGISEEDYPEIEKMITDSLNSEDLREGAAAFFERRPAKFKGR; encoded by the coding sequence ATGTCGAACGATTCCATTCTCATAGAGAGGGAGGGGTTTGTGGCCACCGTAATTCTCAATCGCCCCGAGAGGAAAAATTCATTGAATCCCGAGATGCTGCTTTTGATTGCGGAGCATCTGGGGGAGCTTTCCAAGGACGATGAGGTGAGGACCGTGGTTTTCAGGGGAGCGGGGGAGGGGTCATTCTCCTCCGGCTACGATATCGCCGAAATACCTACTGGGCTCTCGGAAGAGCAGAAGAAGGAGCTGGCGAAGAGGAGCCCCCTCGAGATAGGCCTCGATGCGGTGGAGAACTTTCGGTATCCGACCATTGCGATGATAGACGGATACGCCTTCGGGGCGGGGTGCGAGCTGGCCGTGACGTGTGACATCAGGATAGCCTCCGTCGGGTCGAGGATGGGCATTCCCCCGTCGAGGCTGGGCCTCGTCTATCATCCCAGAGGGATACAGAGATTCATCAACGTAGTGGGGCTGGCAAACGCCAAGGAGCTCTTCTTCACCGGTAGGTTTTACGAGGTGGAGCGGGCGTTGGAGATGGGTATGGTGAGCTATCTGGTTAAGAGGGAGGAGCTTGGCGCCTTCACCTACGAGATGGCAAGGGAGATTGCATCGAACGCCCCCCTGGCCCTCAAGGGGCACAAGCATATATTCAACAGGCTCCTTTCCCACCAGGGAATCTCCGAGGAGGACTACCCGGAGATCGAAAAGATGATAACGGATTCCCTGAACAGCGAGGATTTGAGGGAGGGGGCCGCCGCCTTTTTCGAGAGGAGGCCGGCGAAGTTCAAGGGGAGGTGA
- a CDS encoding tetratricopeptide repeat protein, whose product MAKDEKRKKRLITLGVLTVIAIASVSFFYYISTSPTDKAKTFEACKNLYDTKNYDDCIRCFNNYETMVTSKGKPLDYQVYKFRGQAYFKTKKYKEAADDFTAYLKKNEYSHTILFDRARAYEKLGNISKAEADIKKACDFGFERACNYKLGGAGGTLASGGGDDVKERTASDWIALGNQSLKTGRYDTAADFFTRAIELKPRNKDAYLFRGLSYRNQRDYKKALDDYNKIIDIDPNYAKAYNNRGVVYWRQKDFAKALEDYNKTIKLNPNDYIAYNNRAVIYYEMGQHENAIKDYNQAIKINPDFAESYWNRGVNYLKLDKKEEAKKDFQRACDLELKSACEEAEEL is encoded by the coding sequence ATGGCCAAAGATGAGAAAAGGAAAAAAAGACTAATAACTTTAGGTGTTTTGACGGTGATAGCTATTGCTTCGGTCTCGTTTTTCTACTACATTTCAACCTCCCCCACCGATAAGGCCAAGACGTTTGAGGCCTGCAAGAATTTGTACGACACTAAAAACTACGATGATTGTATAAGATGCTTCAATAATTACGAGACGATGGTGACTTCGAAGGGCAAACCTCTCGATTATCAGGTTTATAAATTTCGGGGACAGGCCTATTTCAAGACTAAAAAATACAAAGAAGCCGCTGACGATTTCACTGCATATCTGAAGAAGAACGAGTATTCTCATACTATCCTTTTTGACAGGGCAAGGGCGTATGAGAAACTGGGAAATATCAGTAAGGCCGAAGCCGATATAAAAAAGGCATGTGATTTTGGCTTCGAAAGGGCTTGCAACTATAAGCTTGGAGGCGCCGGAGGGACATTGGCGAGCGGCGGTGGCGATGACGTTAAAGAGAGAACCGCATCGGACTGGATCGCTTTGGGCAATCAATCCCTGAAGACAGGCAGGTACGACACCGCAGCCGATTTTTTCACAAGGGCCATCGAGCTTAAGCCAAGGAACAAGGACGCCTATCTCTTCAGGGGATTGAGTTACAGAAATCAGAGAGATTACAAGAAGGCCTTGGATGATTATAACAAGATTATCGACATTGATCCCAACTACGCAAAGGCCTACAATAACAGGGGAGTCGTCTACTGGAGGCAGAAAGATTTCGCCAAGGCCCTGGAAGATTACAACAAGACCATAAAACTCAATCCGAATGATTACATCGCATATAACAATCGCGCCGTCATATACTACGAAATGGGGCAGCATGAAAACGCCATAAAGGATTACAACCAGGCGATAAAGATAAATCCTGACTTCGCCGAGTCTTATTGGAATAGGGGAGTAAACTACCTTAAATTGGACAAGAAGGAAGAGGCCAAGAAGGATTTTCAAAGAGCCTGTGATTTAGAGTTGAAGTCCGCCTGCGAGGAAGCGGAAGAGCTTTGA
- a CDS encoding UDP-glucose/GDP-mannose dehydrogenase family protein, translating into MKLCIIGTGYVGLVTGSCFADMGNDVICVDKDKAKIDALKKGELGIYEPGLSDLVSRNYSRGRLIFTTNLEEGVKNSLICFIAVGTPENEDGSADLKHVLDVAGAIGRVMDGYRIIVDKSTVPVGTADLVAQVIKKETNNEFDVVSNPEFLKEGAAVDDFMKPERIIIGTDDVRVAEIMKELYAPFIRTGNPMYIMDVKSAELTKYASNAFLATKISFMNEIANLCDRLGANVEHVRKGMGSDSRIGPKFLFPGVGFGGSCFPKDLSAIIKTSEEAGSPLRIAKSVMDVNRAQREVFIEKISSHFEGKIEALTIAVWGLSFKPQTDDIREAPSIIIAERLLESGAKLRVFDPAAMDNFKEIFGKKVYFAKDAYDAVSDSDAMVLVTEWNEFRNPDFPRIKKLMKSPVIFDGRNQYNRDEIERIGFTYYCIGRPGRKG; encoded by the coding sequence ATGAAACTTTGTATCATCGGGACCGGGTATGTGGGATTGGTCACGGGAAGCTGTTTTGCAGATATGGGAAACGACGTCATCTGCGTCGACAAGGACAAGGCCAAGATCGATGCATTGAAAAAGGGAGAGCTGGGCATCTACGAGCCGGGCCTGAGCGATCTCGTCAGTCGAAATTACTCCAGGGGACGGCTCATATTCACAACGAACCTCGAAGAGGGCGTAAAAAACTCCCTCATATGTTTTATCGCCGTAGGCACCCCCGAAAACGAGGACGGCAGCGCCGACCTCAAACACGTATTGGATGTTGCGGGAGCCATCGGCAGGGTGATGGACGGCTACAGGATTATCGTGGACAAGAGCACCGTCCCCGTGGGTACGGCCGATCTCGTGGCGCAGGTAATAAAGAAAGAGACAAACAACGAGTTCGACGTGGTCTCCAATCCCGAATTCCTTAAGGAGGGAGCGGCGGTCGACGACTTCATGAAGCCCGAAAGGATAATCATCGGGACCGACGACGTGCGTGTGGCCGAGATAATGAAGGAGCTCTATGCGCCGTTTATCAGAACAGGAAATCCGATGTATATCATGGACGTAAAATCCGCGGAGCTGACGAAATACGCCTCGAACGCCTTTCTGGCCACGAAAATATCCTTTATGAACGAGATCGCAAACCTCTGCGACAGGCTCGGGGCCAACGTCGAGCACGTCAGGAAGGGGATGGGGTCCGACTCGAGGATCGGGCCGAAGTTCCTCTTCCCGGGAGTAGGATTTGGCGGCTCCTGTTTCCCGAAGGACCTGTCGGCAATCATCAAGACCAGCGAAGAGGCGGGCTCTCCCTTAAGGATTGCAAAATCCGTCATGGATGTAAACCGCGCCCAAAGGGAGGTCTTCATTGAAAAAATCTCTTCCCATTTCGAAGGTAAAATAGAAGCTCTCACAATTGCCGTCTGGGGCCTCTCTTTCAAGCCCCAGACCGACGACATCAGGGAGGCGCCCTCCATAATTATTGCGGAAAGGCTCCTCGAAAGCGGCGCCAAGCTCAGGGTCTTCGACCCGGCGGCGATGGACAACTTTAAAGAGATCTTCGGGAAGAAGGTCTATTTTGCCAAGGATGCTTATGACGCTGTAAGCGATTCCGACGCCATGGTCCTTGTAACGGAGTGGAACGAATTCAGAAACCCCGACTTTCCGAGGATCAAGAAATTGATGAAAAGCCCTGTCATATTTGACGGCAGGAACCAGTACAACCGGGACGAGATCGAGAGGATCGGCTTCACATACTACTGCATTGGGAGGCCCGGGAGAAAGGGATAG
- a CDS encoding endonuclease/exonuclease/phosphatase family protein yields the protein MKGKILMLFLIFALLSTLFAAAPAFPKELKVVTINVWSGLDYEGTLKMGEYESKEVRMGRYNLLVKELKRLDPDVIAINEANLLPRYARRLAKDLDMDKIHSVGLGGIHFGYIGIPVNFREGDAILAKKELKLKSLGRKRLSGGGIINNFMTFHLTDACQIIGGVINFDGRDVYIFNTHTHASPPNEPWFMERLEGARAEGRLTEEGLRIAKESVVEDQKWRMDEITKLLKWVSEVVPRGRPVVLVGDFNAEIDTVEMRQVIDAGFIDTHAVANPDSVSMGYTWNPETNLNIIKYYDAEAARTLSEADGASPKKIADKLDDFIQKRLDFIFVSESIGAENVIESAVVLDREEGGQHPSDHYGVMSVVNIE from the coding sequence GTGAAAGGCAAGATCCTGATGTTATTTCTGATTTTTGCCCTTTTATCTACACTTTTTGCGGCCGCGCCCGCATTCCCCAAGGAGCTCAAGGTCGTCACCATCAACGTCTGGTCGGGCCTAGACTACGAGGGGACGTTAAAGATGGGGGAGTACGAGTCGAAGGAGGTGAGGATGGGGAGGTACAACCTCCTCGTTAAGGAGTTAAAACGCCTCGACCCTGACGTGATCGCGATCAATGAGGCGAACCTCCTCCCCAGGTACGCCCGCAGGCTGGCCAAAGACCTCGACATGGACAAAATCCACTCCGTAGGCCTCGGGGGAATCCACTTCGGCTACATCGGGATACCGGTGAACTTCAGGGAGGGTGACGCCATCCTCGCTAAAAAAGAGCTCAAGCTCAAATCCCTCGGAAGGAAGAGGCTCTCCGGCGGGGGGATCATAAATAACTTCATGACGTTCCACCTGACCGACGCCTGCCAGATAATCGGTGGCGTGATAAATTTCGACGGCAGGGACGTCTACATCTTCAACACCCACACCCACGCAAGCCCCCCCAACGAGCCCTGGTTCATGGAGAGGCTGGAGGGGGCGAGGGCCGAGGGGAGGCTCACCGAGGAGGGACTCAGAATCGCAAAAGAGTCGGTCGTTGAAGACCAGAAGTGGCGGATGGACGAGATAACGAAGCTCCTCAAGTGGGTGTCCGAGGTTGTGCCCAGGGGTAGGCCCGTTGTGCTCGTGGGGGATTTCAACGCGGAGATTGACACCGTCGAGATGAGGCAGGTTATAGACGCCGGGTTCATCGACACACACGCCGTCGCAAACCCCGACTCGGTATCCATGGGCTACACATGGAATCCCGAGACGAACCTCAATATAATCAAATACTACGATGCAGAAGCGGCAAGGACGTTGAGCGAGGCCGACGGCGCAAGCCCGAAGAAGATCGCCGACAAGCTGGATGACTTCATCCAGAAACGCCTCGACTTCATCTTCGTGTCGGAGAGCATAGGGGCGGAGAACGTCATCGAGAGCGCGGTCGTCTTGGACAGGGAGGAGGGGGGACAGCACCCGTCCGATCACTACGGCGTTATGAGCGTAGTCAATATTGAATAG
- a CDS encoding SDR family oxidoreductase: MKKRVLITGGAGFIGSHLIERLMGSDVEVICLDNFFTGEKENIGKFLGQPEFELIRHDIVEPILLEVDEIYHLACPASPIYYQHNPVKTIKTNVIGTLNMLGLAKRVRAKLLLTSTSEVYGDPEVHPQVEEYWGHVNPIGLRSCYDEGKRVAESLMVSYRQQNDVEIRIARIFNTYGPNMSIDDGRVISNFIWAALWEKPITIFGDGSQTRSFCYVSDMVEGLIRLMESAPYTGPMNLGNPKEMTILEIAEKIREMTKTRSEIVFEPLPEDDPTRRCPDISKAIRELNWEPKVTFDDGIKRTIDYFRGLKGN; encoded by the coding sequence ATGAAAAAGCGGGTTCTCATAACCGGTGGTGCGGGCTTTATCGGATCACATCTTATCGAGAGACTTATGGGGTCGGACGTGGAGGTAATCTGTCTCGACAATTTCTTCACGGGTGAGAAGGAGAACATCGGCAAGTTCCTGGGACAGCCGGAGTTCGAGCTTATCCGCCATGACATCGTGGAGCCGATACTCCTCGAGGTCGACGAGATCTACCACCTGGCGTGTCCGGCCTCCCCCATCTACTACCAGCACAATCCGGTAAAGACGATCAAGACGAACGTGATAGGAACCCTGAACATGCTGGGTCTGGCAAAGAGGGTAAGGGCCAAGCTCCTCCTCACCTCCACGTCGGAGGTCTACGGCGATCCCGAGGTCCACCCTCAGGTGGAGGAATACTGGGGGCACGTAAACCCGATAGGCCTGAGAAGCTGCTACGACGAGGGGAAGCGGGTGGCGGAGAGCCTGATGGTCTCCTACCGCCAGCAGAACGACGTGGAGATCCGAATAGCGAGGATATTCAACACCTACGGCCCGAACATGTCGATAGACGACGGGAGGGTTATAAGCAACTTCATCTGGGCCGCTCTATGGGAAAAGCCGATCACAATCTTCGGAGACGGGAGCCAGACCCGGTCTTTCTGCTACGTCTCGGACATGGTGGAGGGCCTGATCAGGCTCATGGAGTCCGCCCCCTACACAGGACCGATGAACCTGGGCAACCCGAAGGAGATGACGATATTAGAGATTGCCGAGAAGATAAGAGAGATGACAAAAACCAGATCGGAGATTGTCTTCGAGCCGCTGCCGGAAGACGACCCCACCCGGCGCTGTCCCGACATCTCAAAGGCGATAAGGGAGCTCAACTGGGAGCCGAAGGTGACGTTCGACGACGGGATAAAAAGGACGATAGACTATTTCAGGGGATTGAAGGGGAATTGA